A window from Cryptomeria japonica chromosome 1, Sugi_1.0, whole genome shotgun sequence encodes these proteins:
- the LOC131069145 gene encoding histone H2B.11, with product MAPRAEKKPAEKKPVEKVVEEKKVAEKAPKPKAEKKLPKGGGETKKKKKAKRNVETYKIYIFKVLKQVHPDIGISSKAMGIMNSFINDIFEKLAQEASKLARYNKKPTITSREIQTAVRLVLPGELAKHAVSEGTKAVTKFTST from the coding sequence ATGGCGCCCAGAGCAGAGAAAAAGCCAGCCGAGAAAAAACCAGTGGAAAAGGTTGTGGAGGAGAAAAAAGTTGCAGAGAAAGCTCCCAAGCCCAAGGCAGAAAAGAAGCTCCCCAAGGGAGGAGGAGAaacgaagaagaaaaagaaggctaAGCGCAATGTGGAAACGTACAAGATCTATATTTTTAAGGTGCTGAAGCAGGTGCATCCGGATATTGGAATTTCCAGTAAGGCTATGGGCATTATGAACTCTTTTATCAATGATATTTTTGAGAAGCTTGCTCAGGAGGCTTCTAAGCTGGCGAGGTACAACAAGAAGCCTACTATTACTTCTAGAGAGATCCAGACAGCTGTGCGTCTTGTCTTGCCTGGTGAGCTTGCCAAGCATGCCGTTTCTGAGGGCACAAAGGCTGTTACTAAGTTTACCAGCACTTGA